A window of the Loxodonta africana isolate mLoxAfr1 chromosome 3, mLoxAfr1.hap2, whole genome shotgun sequence genome harbors these coding sequences:
- the LOC135230781 gene encoding glutathione S-transferase Mu 1-like isoform X1: MAMTLGYWDIRGLGHVIRLLLEYTDSNYEEKRYTIGDAPDYDKSHWLNEKFKLSLDFPNLPYLIDGPHKLTQSNAILRYIARKHNLCGETEEEEIRMDILENQVMDTRMNFVMLCYNPDFEKLKPQYLEELPDKMRLFSEFLGQRPWFAGDKITFVDFLAYDVLDLNRIFDPKCLDAFPNLKDFMAHFEGLKRIAAYMKSSRFLPRPIYTNQAMWGYK, from the exons ATGGCCATGACTCTGGGTTACTGGGACATCCGCGGG CTGGGGCATGTCATCCGTCTGCTCctggaatacacagactcaaacTATGAGGAAAAGAGATACACGATTGGAGACG CTCCGGACTATGACAAGAGTCATTGGCTAAATGAGAAATTCAAGCTGAGCCTGGACTTTCCCAAT CTTCCCTACTTGATTGATGGGCCTCACAAGCTCACCCAGAGCAATGCCATCCTGCGCTACATTGCCCGCAAGCACAACCTGT GTGGGGAGACAGAAGAGGAGGAGATCCGCATGGACATCCTGGAGAACCAGGTTATGGACACTCGTATGAATTTTGTCATGCTATGCTACAACCCTGATTTT GAGAAGCTGAAGCCACAGTACTTGGAGGAGCTCCCTGACAAGATGAGGCTCTTCTCAGAGTTCCTGGGGCAGCGGCCGTGGTTTGCAGGGGACAAG ATCACCTTTGTGGATTTCCTTGCTTACGATGTTCTTGACCTGAACCGTATCTTTGATCCTAAGTGCCTGGATGCGTTCCCAAACCTGAAGGACTTCATGGCCCACTTTGAG GGCCTGAAGAGGATCGCTGCCTACATGAAGTCTAGCCGCTTCCTCCCAAGACCTATCTATACAAATCAAGCCATGTGGGGCTATAAGTAG
- the LOC135230781 gene encoding glutathione S-transferase Mu 7-like isoform X2 yields MAMTLGYWDIRGLGHVIRLLLEYTDSNYEEKRYTIGDAPDYDKSHWLNEKFKLSLDFPNLPYLIDGPHKLTQSNAILRYIARKHNLCGETEEEEIRMDILENQVMDTRMNFVMLCYNPDFEKLKPQYLEELPDKMRLFSEFLGQRPWFAGDKGLKRIAAYMKSSRFLPRPIYTNQAMWGYK; encoded by the exons ATGGCCATGACTCTGGGTTACTGGGACATCCGCGGG CTGGGGCATGTCATCCGTCTGCTCctggaatacacagactcaaacTATGAGGAAAAGAGATACACGATTGGAGACG CTCCGGACTATGACAAGAGTCATTGGCTAAATGAGAAATTCAAGCTGAGCCTGGACTTTCCCAAT CTTCCCTACTTGATTGATGGGCCTCACAAGCTCACCCAGAGCAATGCCATCCTGCGCTACATTGCCCGCAAGCACAACCTGT GTGGGGAGACAGAAGAGGAGGAGATCCGCATGGACATCCTGGAGAACCAGGTTATGGACACTCGTATGAATTTTGTCATGCTATGCTACAACCCTGATTTT GAGAAGCTGAAGCCACAGTACTTGGAGGAGCTCCCTGACAAGATGAGGCTCTTCTCAGAGTTCCTGGGGCAGCGGCCGTGGTTTGCAGGGGACAAG GGCCTGAAGAGGATCGCTGCCTACATGAAGTCTAGCCGCTTCCTCCCAAGACCTATCTATACAAATCAAGCCATGTGGGGCTATAAGTAG